In Microbacterium enclense, the DNA window TCGTTGCGGAGGCGGACACCGAGGCCTTCCTCCGCCCGCGCTCGGTGCGCGCTCTGTGGGGCGTCGGACCCAAAGCCGCGGAAGCTCTCGAATCCCGCGGCGTCCGGCTCATCTCCGACATCCTCGACACCCCACGCCCCGCGCTCGACCAGGTACTCGGGCCGGCGATGGGGGAGCGGATCTGGCACCTCGCCCGTGGGATCGATGCGCGGGAGGTGCACACCACACGCACCGAGAAGAGCATCGGCCACGAGGAGACCTTCCACACCGACATCTCCGACACGCGCACTCTGCATGTGGAACTACGACGCCTCGCCGATCGTGTCGGGGCACGTCTGCGAGCCCAGTATCACGAGGCCTCCACGATCTCGATCAAGGTGCGCTTCTCCGACTTCACGACCATCAGCCGGTCGCGGACGCTCCCCGAAGCCACGTCCGTCGGCCAGCGCATCGGCGACGCGGCGATCGAGTTGTTCGACGCGATCGACCGCCGCCAAGCGGTGCGGTTGGTCGGCGTGCGCGGAGAGAAGCTCAAGCCCGCCGCGATCGCGGCGACCCTGTGGGATGACGACGCCGAGTGGCGACGCGTCGAGGGCGCGCTCGATGGCGCGGCCGCACGGTTCGGTCGCGGCGCCGTGACACGTGGATCTCTGCTCGGACCGTCGCGGGGCGGGGGAGCCCTGCCGACGAACCCGCGGCCGTCTTATGAGCACTGAGGGGCGAGGCACGCGGGGTCGATCGATGCAACACCCTCGACGGGACGGATCCGGCCGGTACGGTGGGCACATGCCCAACATCGCTCTGGAACTCGGTAAGCAATCCACGAACTTCGGCGTCACCGCCGCCTACGGTGAGCAGCAGGACGTCGACGGTGTTCGCATCGTCCCCGTCGCCCTCGTATGGGCCGGGTACGGCGGCGGATCTGACGAGCAGGGAAACGGCGGTGGCGGCGGTGGGGGATACACGCTCCCGCTCGGCGCCTACATCCGCCGCGGTGACGACCTGCGCTTCGATCCGAACCTCGTGTCGC includes these proteins:
- a CDS encoding DNA polymerase IV, which gives rise to MGRGDGTGRIVSGPDADDTGTGILHVDMDAFFASVAVLDDPSLAGKPLIIGGSEGRGVVSSASYEARRYGVKSAMPVAIALRLCPTAVVVNPPYHRYTEMSRQVMAIFHDVTPLVEPLSIDEAFLDVRGARRLWGSPGKIARDLRARVKAETGLTCSIGVAATKHVAKMASTISKPDGLLVVAEADTEAFLRPRSVRALWGVGPKAAEALESRGVRLISDILDTPRPALDQVLGPAMGERIWHLARGIDAREVHTTRTEKSIGHEETFHTDISDTRTLHVELRRLADRVGARLRAQYHEASTISIKVRFSDFTTISRSRTLPEATSVGQRIGDAAIELFDAIDRRQAVRLVGVRGEKLKPAAIAATLWDDDAEWRRVEGALDGAAARFGRGAVTRGSLLGPSRGGGALPTNPRPSYEH